GTTTTCTTACTAAAGTAGTAAGATAAAGtaatatgtttctaaaaattatagaaagtatttgtaaatttgtcaaaccacagaatgctaatataaagaaaaatttataattgtttacttggtttttacttagaaattaaggTTTGTAAGGGTTAAAGATTCTAACATATGTAATTagagctactaaaaattaataaggaaaaaatctttatattcaaggaaagcaaaatatatattttcagtaagaagttataaaactaaaagtatttttgcttgttgggttaaaaaaaaaagataaatttgtcctaaagtactagaagggaaCAAAGGAAACCTGGGAcaaaatctgaatgtaaaaagtaagtgacaaaatgtttataaaggcaaaaccctgaggagttttatgcctggtcaagttggctaagattaaagtaaatccaattaagtaaataagttttaatgtcaaaagtaaactggtacaaaattaaaactgcttcttctctttattaaaaaagataatttgccTGAACTTTTAGTCtactcttgaaaaaaaattataagagattttttttctttgagtattcTACGAGAAGGAtaagaattttatgttttatcaaaataaacttCCCATATTGTTTTTGTCGGGTCCTTAATCACAGATGCTAAGGATTTTCTTACAACTATTTGATTCTCCACATTTGCCTAAAATTCTTTAACTGTCACCATGGTTAAAGGGATAACTAAACTTTGCTTCATGGAGACCTATAATATTAcatgggtaaatgttattgatataaatattgaaaaaatatataacattactAAAATTCTGATGTGTCCTGATTGTCAGCCATAACTCTGGTTGTTGTCTTGGAATGTTATATGTCATCAaaaatagccaagtttctttgtcaattgccatttttaagtcttttgttatttacagacagttgttttactctgatgtttttacaaatatgttttatcTTCAGAGAAGTTCATGAAAAGGACTCTGGTgcttactctagaatacaggtttctgataaatgttcagattgtaaaactaaactgggtaGGAAATCTCTAACAGAACTGTAACAGAAAATCTGATGAACTTATACGACTGCTGACAAGTTCAAGAACTAATTACACAGAACTTAATGAACtcatgaggatgattataattttatgacttcatgtttaaaatattactgatttttaaacgttctgtgttttgttttctcagatttaagaaaatcttttcttcttttctcttatgctaactatgacatAGCAATTTGAAGGAATTGtacatttgtaaacaaaattgaaacatttatctttttctccctatctaatacctccagaatttggaaactcttgatGACTAAATGTTCTTATTTCCATGGCAATATggttatttgcataaattcaatAAGACTCAGTTCTTCTTATTAcgggacacaattggaaacactggttatattaccaaggctttcactggaatgtcatatttgagagaaacatacaggctcagatacGACAAGACAGCTTCTGAGGAATAAAGGTTgattttctggaataaagccattTGGAAATATTGGTCTGGTACCTTGCTTATGGGTTCCCAGTAACCTGGTAAGGTTAAGTAAAGAATGTCACCCcctctggcaggtgcaaggaacctcaatatTTCAGGGAACCTCACGAAGAGAGGAATTCatccaaatctgtaggtactgcaggtgGAATCTGATGACAAGtgcttggcttggctttcctggtcTTGAGAGGTCTTTGAAGTTCAACTTGAGATCTTCATAaaaggttccagcaaagcagattggAAAGAGCCTATATAATCAATTACTATTCTTACTGTACTTACGTAAATAATTAtgtcaaatttattaaaactagacttattttgcaaaccagttagtcttaatttggttatctttataaaaatgagggtgattttagagagaaagattatgtttcaatagaaactataatacacatttgtagatgttggattttggttctgtcaatttttttgagggttttgttacatctgttaactggactggatcctgaattcttctaatCTCCTGAAATATCTAGCTAAAAgcctccaaactaacattttcaggtgttttcccatcattttcatttggaatcattgaaaaCTAAACCTGCcattttttcctgaagccttgcaaacagAAGCTGGATGACttaatataaacttaagagagattcatgtctactGCTGTGTAGGCCACTCAAAAAGCTACCTGAGTGCCCAATGGCATCATgggagacatttcaaactgcaaaggATGCGTTAaccctgacttctaggaatcttgattGGTTGCCTCCTGGGCTCAAGAACTGATTTACAATTGCTCCAACcgttaaccttgtttttctctttttgtttctctagaaaaacttctTGTTAAATACCTGTTTACTTACATGATACAGGCTTCATTTTGGGAGCGTACCTGCAACATCaccttattaaaagactggttcaatgagataaAACAACCTATGCctcaattcagcaggaagtagctaaaTCGGTCACAGCCCCAAATCCCTCAAAAATGAGGGATGAACATAAAATAGGGGGAATTGATAACAGCTGTGATCTCAGTTTCCCATCATTAAACCCACCATATACacggttaaaaccaaagcacccattccctgcttactccctggcttcctggctccagaatccactatccaccatggagacaaaTGCCAAGTACAACCACGTGGATTccctatctcctccccacaaggagccacaagctggtgggaaagctgctgaccggCAAGGTCacggctccctcctctctgcaagtagtctcaaggccaaacacaggctggtggaaaagctctGACCAACAAGGTCATATACTCCCCcttccctacctaaaaccccaaataaaaactcttacTTTTAGCTTTTCAAGGAGTTTTGGATTTCAGCATTAgttgccctttctccttgctcagtgctgtgcagtAACAAAGTCCTACTTTGTTCCACTACACctagtgtcagagattggcttgctgtgcggTGGgcgagtgaactcacttcaggtttgataccaaaagcaaggactctggagccagaccgccTGGTTTGAATCTTGCTGCCAATCCCGACAAGCCCAGTGACCTTGGGCCACTGGCTGAACCTCTCAgggcctgtttcctcctctgtaagaggATGGTAAGAGTGGCTACTTGAATCCTAGGATTGTCCTGAAGATGTGTGACTATTTATCTACAGTGCTCAGAAGAGTGCCAGGCACCAACCGAGTACATGTGGAAGAAGTTTCTTTTCCTGGACGCTGCCAAACCACCCTCCCAAATGGCTCTCCTACCCTGCTGCCAccgctgccactgctgctgcctccCCTTCCAAATCCTGGGCCCCCTACCTGTGGTCAAAAGCAAGGGTTTGCTCATGACCTCCCCCCGCCTTGGAATGGTGGAGCTCTTAGATGGTTGCAAACGTGGTGTGGGAAAActgatttgtggttttatttctcaccTCCAGGACCAGCAATACTGAGCATCCTTTCGGGCGAGCACTGGGCACTGGGATTCCCTCGTTTGAACTGACTCTGAGTGAGGCAGGGGCCAAGAGACAGAGGGCAAACCCCAACCTGCCCCCAAACCAGCCTGAGCACACAACCACAGGCCGATTTGATCACCTATCATCCTCGTGCAGTTGCGACAGAAACCCAACAGCCGTAAAGACAACAttgctctctggccctttacggCGGAAACAGTACGCCCGACCCCTGATGGCTGGCTGCGGGCTGCCTGTGCCCATTCTCCTACGGGGTCATACGTCCTGTGGACTAGAGCCTGGCCCATCCCTTGTGCGCCACATGCCCCACCAGGGACCTGCCGTGTCCCCCCACAAGCCCCACCGCACGCCCCCCTGGGCCCGGGGCCGGCCTTGCCCCACTCCGTACGCGGGAAACCGGGGCTCAGAGCTGCGGCTGCCACTGGAATGTAGCCTGTGCCGGGGAGGCGGCCTGTTCGGAAGAGGCGGGACGAGCGCCCCGACGGCCGCATTCAGGCACTGGACGGGCTTCCCACTGGCGGCCCGCGAGGGGCTTCGGAGGCCCTCCAAGGCCCTGGACGCGATTGGGGAGGGCCTCGGGGGGCGGGCCCACAAGGGGCGCGCTGGTTGGCGGGGGCGGCCCCACGCGAAGGGCGCGGCGCAGGCGTCGAAGGCGCGCGCAGGCCGCGCGTGGTTTGAGGCGATCTCGTAGGGGGCGTTTCGAGAGGGCGGGCGTGCCCCCAAGGCCTCGCCGCTGCGCACGCGCGCCGCCGCCCGTCCCGCCGCTCCTCGGACGTTAGTCTCCCGCGAGGCGACTGAGGGCCGCCGGGACTCACGACATGAGCTCCCCCGACGAGGAGTCTGTCTTGGGTACGGGTTTCGACCCGGAGGGCGGGGAGCGGGCGGTCGTCTGCTCGGCCGAACCCAGAGCCCTGCGGACAGCCGATCTAGGTCCTGCTTTGGGGGCGCCGCGGAGCGGCGAGGGCGAGGGCGGGTTCCTAGAGCCCGAGGGCTTGGAGTCCGAGCGGCATGTCATGGACTCGGGAGGGCTGGTGCTCCGGAGCCGCCAAGGTGGACCCAGCTTCCCGGCCGACGACAGGGGCGCCGCGGTGGACTCCGCGTCCCGCCGGGCGCCGCGGTCTGCGGTAAACATCGTGCAGCAGCTGACCGAGCGGGGCGTTTGGGGCGTCTGGAGATACCGGTACCCTGAGAGCTGTGCCGCCCGAGGCTCCACCGTGTGGGCGGGCCCCGAGGCCGGTGCCGGTTTCCGAGGCGCTCCTGCCCCTAGCTGGGTGGCGTCGCAGCCCTCTTCCACCGCCCCTCTCCACTTCCGTGGGCCTGAGGGAAGCCGGGCCTGGGGGAACCCTGAAAGAGGCGGGAGGAGCAGGATGGGCGGCCCTGCGGGTCGTGGGCAGCCCTCGGCGGGAGGCCCAGTCAAGCTGCCCTCCGACCCAGAGTCATCAGACGAGGCCAGGGAGATACAGCTGACAAGAATGAGCTTTTACCCCAAAGAAGGCGGCCAAGCCAAGACCAGTGGACCCGAGGATCCTGGGGACCCACCCAGACGCTTCAGTTTTCCCACCAGGGAGAATTTACCCCACGTGCCGGGCTCTTTCCTGTCCTCCGCTGCCCGAGCGTCCACCTTGGCTGCGGAAAGGCAGACTGTTGGAGAGATGGACTTCTCTTCCTCCCAGAAAGTAGAGTGTGTATTCTGGCGCAAGATGGGGAACAGGCCCAGCTACCAGGCAGCTGACACCGCTGCCACTGCCAGTGTCCTGTCCCGGGCCACTCCTTGGAAGAAGGCGGCCCTGGGGAAGAAATGCCCGGGGGCTGCCTCACAGGTTGCCCAGGGGAGAATCTTTCCTTCCTGGGGGCAGAGAGCCTCGGCAGCTCCCCCGGACCCGGCCACGTTCCCGCCACTCTGTGGTGTCCCGCTGCTTGTGAGGCGCAAGAAGTATCCCTTGGCCCCTGCGGGAACCAAGCAATCCAAGCAGCCCGGCACTGGGGAGAAATCTGTGGCCAGGAGGACAATGGAGTCCCAGCCGGTGGAGGTGGCGGAAGAAGATATTGACCCAAACAGCGACCCAGCCCCACAGGGCCAAGTGAGTAGACCCcgctcctcctctctccccgcctctccccccaccccaatcaGGGGCTTCTTTACCCATGCTCCCTGTGCCCATCCCTCGGGGGTGGTCACTGGGGACCCTCGGTCATTAGCTTGCCAGAGGGGGGTCGTTCTAGAAGGGGAAACGTGAAGCCAACACTTTGTGTGTGCTGGCCACCATTCTCGACCCTTGGCCcgtttcctgcctcctcccccagagaggggctgggaTGGAAGGGAGGACTGGTAGCTGGTTGGGATCCGGGGACCCCTTAAAAGTTTGGGCCGCAGAGCTTCAGTGTTCAGACTCACAGGCTATCTGATCTTACTTCCTAGCTGTTCCCCAAGTCTTCTCTGCAGGAGACCTGGGCTTTCTCAGTGCCCCACTGTTCTCCCcagctcagctctgcctcctggcctGGGGCTGACTGAGGGCAAAAGTACTGATGAGATCAGCCTCTGAATTCCCTGGCCTGTTCCCTGCCTCACCGCAGCCTCTAAACGCGTGTgggtacagacacacacacatacacacacacacacgcacacaaattcCCAGTCCAAATGGGTGAGAAATGGTTTTTTAGCCTCTAGCGCACAGACCAGAGCCATGTAGTCCATGCATGCATCGTGAAGAAGGCAGCAGTGGTGACCTCAACACCAGAGCTGCTCCCCAAGTTCCAGGAAACCCACAGTCCCTGGCCCCAAGCCAGGGAAATACTGTACCTAGGGAGCCTGCACCCTCTGGTGAGTCTTCTGGGTGAGTGAGCCatgagtgaggggagaggggacaaGAGGGCAaagctctggctctggctctgctgGGGGCTCAGCCTTGATCCCAGGCCTCCCTGCCTACCCAGGCAGCTTCTCCCAAGGAGATGGGGCACGCACAGAGCTGGCCTTAAGTCACATCATGCTCTGCATGGGGTTTGTGCGGCAACGGTGATACCTTAGCAGCGCCCCAAACCGCGACTCCGGATGTAGACTCTCAGCAGGACAGAGCCTTTTCTGCTGAGTTCTTTTGGGCCGCTGGCTCATTCCAGGGTCCAGGCTGTGGCTGCGGCTCTGGGAGAGTCCAACCCAGAGCCACAGTCCTGGGGAGCACAGTGGTGCTGGGGCTGCCCCTGGGGAACAGGACAGGCGAGGCATGCCCTGAGAGAAGATGGGAGCTgcggggcagaggaggggcaagTCCATGCCATCAGAGGGTGGTGCTGCCTCACTTGCCACTTCCCTGGGAACCTTGGAAGCTGGACGTCCTGTTCCTTCCCACTCAGGTGACCAGGAACCACTTGACCGACCTCCAAGACCAGAAGGGCAGCAGCAACCACCTGGAGCAGAGGGCTGTCCTCGGGTATTGTTTCTGTGGTTCCTAGAAATGCAGGCCCAAACTAGACGGTGGGGTCGGTGTACAGGGTCAACTGACATACGtgttgccctccctcccccatcctgtACCCCACAGAGGGAGCGCACCTCCTTTCCCCGAGGAGCCCCTGCCAGTCTCCACTGGGGTTTTGGAGGTAGGGGCCCGGGGAGAGGGGAGGTTGAGGCGAGAGGAGGCCAGCTGATActaatcatttctctttctctggtgTCTGCTGGCCTAGTGTCTCGAGCTACAGAGAGAAGTAGACGACCTTAAAGAGCAGCTTGGTATGAGGAACCTCTGGCTgaggcaggggccagggcaggggccccGGGAGCGCCTGCGGTGTCGTAGTGCAGGACTcggggccctggggtggggctgggccgcAGGGGCAGGCGGCCTCACAGTAGCCAACGTTCCTGTGGGGAGGAGAGTCCAGCAGGCCTGGCCCTGGAGCATGCTGTCAGGTACAGCCGAGCGCCTGTGCAAATAGGAAAGTGTTGTCTGCACTGCACGCGCACACTGTTGACGCGAACAAGGCCTAGAGATCTCCTTCTCTTTAGACGTTCAGAGATGGCTCCTTGTTTTCCCTATAACTGCTGTTTGGTGTGCCTTGTCCCCTGCTTGTGTGTTCATTTGACAAGTTCTGAATGGCCCTGATATGCCCCAAAGCTGGAGACCCACTGGCACATTTGGTTCTCGTTTAGAAAACATTTCCCCACGGAATTCAGGTGGTGGGCGACTGAGTCCGGCTCGGGGCTGCTTGCATAGGGCCTGGAGGGGTTTCCAGGAGCAGGGTTAGGCAGTCCCCCCAGGGACAGGGGCACGGGCTTCTAGATCCCTGTGGGTGGAGGGCCTGCTTATGCCTCTCTCTGTTTCAGCCGCTGTGCTGTCCATGGCTGACAAGTTCCAGAGCCTTTGAAGTGAGTGTTAAACACACCATACCCCTTCCCACAGTCGGGGCTGTTCCGGAGGGTGGGGGCAGACTCTGGCTTGAGCCTCTTCCCCGGCCCCACTCTGTTTTGCAGGTTGAGCCCAGCACCTTCCTACAAGAGAAGCAGCTGGTGCCTTTGGAGCCCTGGAGCTGCGGCCAAGCTGGTTCCCTCCTGTTCTCCCTCAGCCTGGGCTTCCGCCCcttcttttgccctctccccaccccagttcACAGCAGTTTCACATTAAAGGACTTCTCATATTCTGTGGTCTGTCCtctcttgggggtggggggactgggCAGGCAGAGAGGTTGAGGCGGGCTGGGGGACTGCCGCATTTCAGATCCTTTTCTGGAAGAGGAACCCTGGCATTCTGTGTGGGCCTTCTCCCTGTGGGGAGTCTGGGCCAACCTCTGATAGGAGCCCTGCAGTCAGGCCAGCAGAGTGCCTGGGATCTGGGCTCTGGCTTCTGTGTGGGTGCTGCCCAGCCACACTCGCATTTACCCACTTTCCCCTGCAGGCCTTCTTGGTGTTCTCTCCGaatctcctcctcttctggggTCTCCAGGTTTCCCATTCCATGCGGCTCTTCCCCTTGCCCTTCAGCAGGAACTCAGGACCCCTTTCCAGAGCCCCagtccctctttccttccctcattGGGATTACTGCCCTGCTTCTCCCCTCAACCCCACTTTGTGTTCTGAGCACTCTTGATGCCTCAGGTGGCTTTCCGTCCATCAGTGGCCTCCCCTACAGCTGTACTTCCACAGGTGGTAAAGAGCACATTTGAgctcctcttcccccttcccaggCCCAGTCCTCTCTGTGTGGTCCCTACCTCCCTCTGGTGGCGCCGTGCGCACAGACAGCTCACCCGGGAACCTGcacattttcctcctctcctctttagCCCTCACCTTTGACACTCGCTTACCAAACCTGTCAGTTCTCCCTCCTTGGTTTCAGTAGAGGGGTGGAGGCAGAAGTCACAGCCCCATGGGATGGTGGCTCGTGGAGCAGGAGGGAATGTACTGGGAACACAGAAGGAAAGCGCAGATCACTCTCGGCCGCTGTCAGGGAATGAGTGTTGTGGGGCCAACCTGGGGGAAAGGGCCCACCGGCACCCAGAAGTGGATGGTCTAGCCATAGGAGCTTTCATGTCCTTCCAGTCCTAGCCAGCTTGCTGGCCTTCCTCCAGCCTGGTCTTCTCTATGCCCTGGGCTACAAGGTGGACAGGCGGTTTCTATGGCAAGTGTGCTTGGTGGGTCTCAATGTTCCTGCACGATCCCCTTCACATACTGTTGGAGCACCTCCACGACACAGATTTGCCTGGAAATGATGTTTCTGGGTCCCAGCTCAATCTCCCAGACTGCCTCTTTAGGTTGCACAAGACCTAGTGTGAACTCCAGGTTCAACTTCCCCTCCCTGACAGTTGGAGGTGGCTTCCTTCCTTGACCCGGACCCAGGCCTGTGCCGGCCTGAGACTATGAGGGACACATTGGTGTTTGAGTGAGGGGAGGATGAGTTCTGCCAGACACCCTTCCTGAGTGCCTGGGTACAGAAAAGGAGGACCGTGGTCGATAGGATGTTCAATGTtggggcaggtgtgtgtgtgaataaaaGTCATTGTGGACAATTTTCTCTGAGGGAGAAAGTTGTCATTCAGGGAGTAAGAACTTGCAAGAGAGCCAATGAGCAAAAGGCAGTGTTGGATCTTTTTTTCTAAGGGGTGTTCCTAACAGCTGCTGACAACATAAGAGAGAAATGACATGGAAGTCACCAAACCCCACGACGGGGTGTCTGGGGCTTGAGTTGTTGGAATCGCCAGAGGAGGCTCTGGATGCTCTTCTGCAATCCCAGGATGTCTGATGTGTGTCCTGTGTATGTCGATGGAATGAGAGGGGGAAGGCTGGCTGCCTCAGAGTAGCGGGGACACGGCTCAGCTTAGAAGCTGGGAGCTAATGGAGGAGACTGCCCCAAGGTGAGCTGACCGGGCCAGGGCAGGATGGGCACGGGGAGGATGGGAAGTACAGCATGACTGCCCCTGGAAACCTGCACAGACAGGGTTCCACCCTTGAGGACCCCATGGTCTCACCCTGTCTCCCTCCCGGGCCCCGGGCCTGAGCTCAGGTGGACAGACCATTGGGCATGGGATGGGTCAACCCCATACCTCTGGGCTGGAAGGCAAGGTCTGTGAGACTTAATCCTTCCACTTTGAAGCCCTCGCTGGAGAAGGTGGCCTTGATTGAGGTTTAGGCTGTGGCTTTGCCCCTGACCCAATGGTGATTTCTTGGCGGGACAACACAGCTTGCTGCTGTCTGAGTGAATAAGTTTGACAGAGACTCTACAGCTGGGGTTTTGGCCCAGAGAGACATGTGGGCAGGTTGTGGCTGGGGGGCTGTCTAGCAGGGGCACTGCCATGGGGGGCATGGGGCCATGCTTGCCAGcatgaggaaggggagaggcgTGTGGAAGGGGACATGGGAGGGCATGAACACGACCCTTCATGACTGGTTttgccagcccctcttccctcctctgagcACGCAATCTCTCTACCCAGTGCTCAGACCAACTATTGCACAATCATGTTGCTGTAAACATGTACACCACAGGCCGTGGCTTGGTACCTGCCAGTTCCAGAGGAAGTAGGTGGCAGACACTGAGGCCTAGAGTGACCAAGTACTTCTGTGCCCAGAGGAAAGGAGGTGGTTGGTCCCCTCCCCTGATTCAGTGTCCCCCTTTGGCCTTTCCCCTCAAGCCTCCTCACTAGCCAGGGAGGGAGTGGTGGCTGGCCTTGAGAGCCATAGGCCCCCTCCTACCTCCTTCTACTACATGCCCAGCCCCTGAGCAGATGCCCCCTCTCCATCACCAGCAGTACCACAATCACCACAACCCGCCAACTTCTCTCTCCAGAAATTTGGGGAGGATTGCCCCAGGCAAGAATGTAGGAGTATGTGAGCAGTTGAGGAGGAGCTGGGTGTGGTTGGCAGAGTAATGTTCCCCAAGGatgttttcatcttcattgtTGGAATTGGCTAATATGTTACTTTGCGAGGCAATGGGGTGCAAGTTTGCAGACGTGATAACCATTGCTACTCAGCTGACTTAAGGTGGGGAGACTCTCCCCGGTGTTCTCCAGGTCTTGCCGGGCAAATTGGGGCTGCCAGGGTGGCCATCGGAAGTGTACCTGCGTGATTCCAGGGTGCGCCATTCGCCTGACTGCAAGGTGCTGGGTGCCCCTGCACTTGTGCAACGTGGAAGTCCTGGTACCCACCACTCATGAAGATAGAGAACATGGACAGTCCTTCTGGAACCCTCATTTGCCCCAGGCCGACCACTTTCCCCATCCCTAGGTTTCCTGGGagaaccactatcctgacttttcCAATAAAACATACAGACTcggatatgacaagacagcttttgaggaaagaaggttgactttctggaataaagccacttggaaatattggcctgctACCTTGCTTATGGGTTCCCAGTGACCTGGTAAGATTGAGTAAAAAATGTCACTCCCTCTGGCAGGTACAAGGAACCTCAGTATTTTGGGGACCTTGTAAAGAGAAATTCACCAAAATCTTTAGGTATTTCAGGCAGAATCTGATGACAACTTCTTGGTCTGGCTTTTCTGGCCTTGAGaagcctttaaagttcaatctgagattccttataaaaagttccagcaaagcagatttaaatgAGCCTATAGGATCAGTTGCTATTCTtactgcacttatgtaaataattgggcccaatttattaaaactagacttatCTTGTAAACCAGAGGTTCTTAATCTGGCTAGGTTTGGTAaaattgagggtgattttagagagaaaaattatgtttcaatagagaCTGTAATACACATTCATGGATCTTAGATTCTGGTTccattaattgtctttgaggtttttgttttatatctgtaaCTTCAACTACATCCTGAATTCTTccagtctcctgaaatatctgaaataacaaatctccaaactaacattttctggcttttttccaccattttcatttggaatcactgagaactgaacctgcccttttCCCCAAAAACTGAGGCTGAAGGACTTGAtgtaaacttaagagagattcatgcctactgctgtgtaagccactcagaaaaaTACCTGAGTGCCTGATGACACCATTAGAGACATTCAAACTGCAAAATATGCTTTGaccctgacttctaggaatcttgactggctgccccctgggctctgcaactgatttataatttgctccaaccattaactttgttttttctttttgtttctctagaaatatttcttattaaatacctgttTACTTACTTATGCAGTACAGGCCTAGCTTTgcgagcccacctgcatcactgccttATGAAAAGACTGgttcaacaaaatgaaacaacctatgccccaattcagcaggaagtagctagattggtTGTTGCCAcaaatccctcaagattgagaAATGAACGTAAAATGGAGGAGATTGATGCCGGCCCTGAAATCAGTTCctctacattaaacccagcatatgtggggttaaaaccaaagcattctttccctgcttactccctggctccctggctcaaGAATCCACTATCCGCCATAAAGACAAACAGCCAATGTCGCCCACCTGCAAATTTCCTTATCATCCTCCTCCCTGCAAATAGCCTCCCAAGGCCAAACACGGGCTGATGGGAAAGTTTTGACCAGCAAGTCCGCTGACTCCCCTTCCATCCACAAACAGGCACATTCCTCACAAACTTTTAAAACCCCTCGCCTCCCCTCTTTCAGGGAGATgtgatgaaatgagacaaatttgagggctcactctcatctcccagctgatATCATCCGAAGtgaaaaccctttccttgccctAGGCCTgtcattccagtttttatttgacCCCTCTTGTGTGGTGAGT
This DNA window, taken from Equus przewalskii isolate Varuska chromosome X, EquPr2, whole genome shotgun sequence, encodes the following:
- the LOC103565690 gene encoding uncharacterized protein CXorf49 homolog, with protein sequence MSSPDEESVLGTGFDPEGGERAVVCSAEPRALRTADLGPALGAPRSGEGEGGFLEPEGLESERHVMDSGGLVLRSRQGGPSFPADDRGAAVDSASRRAPRSAVNIVQQLTERGVWGVWRYRYPESCAARGSTVWAGPEAGAGFRGAPAPSWVASQPSSTAPLHFRGPEGSRAWGNPERGGRSRMGGPAGRGQPSAGGPVKLPSDPESSDEAREIQLTRMSFYPKEGGQAKTSGPEDPGDPPRRFSFPTRENLPHVPGSFLSSAARASTLAAERQTVGEMDFSSSQKVECVFWRKMGNRPSYQAADTAATASVLSRATPWKKAALGKKCPGAASQVAQGRIFPSWGQRASAAPPDPATFPPLCGVPLLVRRKKYPLAPAGTKQSKQPGTGEKSVARRTMESQPVEVAEEDIDPNSDPAPQGQPLAHRPEPCSPCMHREEGSSGDLNTRAAPQVPGNPQSLAPSQGNTVPREPAPSGDQEPLDRPPRPEGQQQPPGAEGCPRCLELQREVDDLKEQLAAVLSMADKFQSL